The Cardiocondyla obscurior isolate alpha-2009 linkage group LG05, Cobs3.1, whole genome shotgun sequence genomic sequence TCTACAGTTAACTTATCTTAATTTTTGCTGTtgatgtaattaaaagaaaaaaaaaaaagttgcacgAGAAAATATCTAGGTTAAACAACGAAAAATTGTTAAACGAATTATTCGCAGCTGCAATTCAAGTGGCATCACTTCAGATACactacaattttatttgtttgtatTTGTTTTCTATTATCTATGGACTACGAAGTGAAGAGAGATAAAGACtcgtaaattaaatcttattcaGATTTTTCATACGCCTGTATGTTTCATAAGCCCATTTTAGTCCGTTGAACTGCGTTATCATTTTTATCCGATAAAGATATTCGTTCCTTATTGTGATAATAAAAGAGGTAGTCgcttgtattttatattcttcaaTTTTACACGGAATATTacaaacgaattaaaatattcaacgtaataaaaaataaagttaacaattattttcgcgatatgAAGCGATCTACGCGAGAAAATCCTCCATGGGGTCACACTCTCgacaatttttaaagtttataaagagtaaaaagtttcttttaaaaaataaaaaattttgtttgatattttttttcggtgGCTCTTGAAGAAGTTGTTTCGATATGTCTCGTCTCCGGTCTACTCGACACGCTATCTGCTCTCGCCGTCGCGAAATTCTCAAGTTATCGTCCGCACCGCCATTTGAAGCATCAAATTACTCACGCGGCAATTTCAGTTACACGATAACGCGTCTGTCGTCGCGACATCGCGCGTAAATAACAggaatttcaaaattatatggCTAACCGAACCATCGCCTTTCTTTTTGATTGCAGAATGCTGGCTCGACTAAGGCGAAGGAGCCTCCGTCATCTCCAACGACGACGAACCCAACGAACAGCGGCATCGCCGGTGGCAACAACGTCGGCAACGGACACGCGCCTTTGAAACGCACCTATACCTCCTTGATGACCACGCTAATGGAACAGCATCGAAAACTGGACCGTAGCGTGAGCGAGCCGACTTCGCGCTACAAGACAGAGCTCTGCCGTCCGTATGAGGAAAGTGGCTCGTGTAAGTACGGCGATAAATGCCAATTCGCGCATGGTTACGGCGAGCTGCGCAACTTGGCTCGCCATCCGAAGTACAAGACCGAGCTATGCCGCACCTTCCACACGATTGGCTTTTGCCCGTACGGTCCGCGTTGCCACTTTATCCACAATTTCGAAGAGGCGCGTATACACAATCAGAAGGTGAGCGCTCAGCTTGGCTCGACGCAGCCTAACATAGTCGGGTTAAATCCGCTGATGAGCGCAGCGGCCGCTGCTGCGGTAGTATCCGCGACCGGCAACAGCACCGTCACGAGCAACAGTGTCAATGCCAACAACGTCAACGTGAGCGTCAGCCTGCTCGAGCAACTCGCGGCGTCGTCCGCGGCAGCCGCTGCTACAACGTCAAACCTCATGCGAACGAATTCCTTCACTTTACCAATTACTGCTCTTACTACGCAACGATCGTCGCTGAGCCTGGCCACGAATCATCATCACCACCAGGTACACCATCATCATCATTGCGCGAATTCGGTGATCGGGGCAACGAAGCCAAAGCCGCTCAATCTTAGCCCGACGTTTTCACTTGGCAGTTCCGCCGATTCGGTTTCACCGTCGTCTAGCCTCAGTCAGTCACCAACCAACTCCATGGCGAGCTTCTTCAGCGACGACTGCAGCCAGCAAACGGTTTCATGCACGAATCTGCAAACGACACCGTTCAGTTTCGGTCAGGACTTTAGTTTGCTCGCCTGCTCGAGACAGAGCCCGAGTCCGCGCAATAACGCCGTATGTCATTCGCTCGCTTCCGACGAGGTAGCGCCCAGAACACCCTCCCCGTTGTCACCGAACACGGAGTCCAGGTTGCCGGTTTTCAATAGGATCAGCAGCACCCTGGACAGTTTCGAGAACCTGAAAATTTAGGCCGGTTTTATGATCGCCGCGCCGCGAACCGTAAAGAAGAAAGACGGAAATTCGTCCGCGCGAGTCTTTGCGCTCGGAATAGAAAAGACATTTTTCACGTGGATTGACACGAGGTTTAGACGGGGTAACTTTCCCGCAGATTTTCGCGAGGTCGAATTAacgtcttttctttcttttttttctacacatCTAGTATCACCGTTTGCGTGCGATTTCTTATCATCGATCGTTAATCCTGAGAAACAATTTAGACACACGTCAGGTTTCATTATCCTTGAacctttccctctttttttatacattattataaccATAATCTTTTCATATATATCATCGTactattgtaatatattactatattactacatatattatattatcatattattattaatacatatttatcgtCTTATAATCTatctatttcttcttctttctcatATTCTATCGTTAGATGCGAATGACGTTTTAGCAGAAAAGTGAGATCAGCCCGGAAGTCTCAGTCCGCTCGCTTAcgctcgaaaattaaaatgatcggagaaaaaagaggggaaagggATTGGTGGATGGGTCAGTAGGCGACAGAGGATACCAAGCGTAAATTTATTCCGAAACGTGACTTTCCTCCGTGCAAGTTGTTCATTGATCTCACTTGGTAGATCCTCGTTGCGCCGTTCGATCCTCACTAACCTACTAAGTCCGTATTCcgttgcccttttttttttcttcccccccATTAAGTTTTTTGAGTTACGAACGTAGCGGCGTCGTTAAATCCGGGGCAGGTAAAATGTTGCAATATCCAAATAACATATACGATAACGTTTCGTCGAGTTTCTTCTTCGGAGGAGGAAGGGTGAGGAAAGTTGTCTCGAGAGTGAAAGTAAAGGCGAGAACAAGCACTCCAGCGACCGAGCGAAATAACTAGAGAGAGAATAGAAGAAGGAGAGTGCATGACAGAGTGTATGAGTGAGCAAATgaataagagaaagaggagtgATATACGCGAAGCCAATTAACGCACTGTGAACGGCGTCGTTTGCCGGAAAAATTTCATTTCTCAATTGAACATGATTTATCGCGATCACCTATTGATctcgaaggaaagaaaaaaaaaaaaaaattagagcaTCGCGGATAAGTGAGATCGACGCCGTGAATTTATGAGAATATATTTCTTGTTTCGCACTACGCGAGAATACGATGACTGTATTTATCGAACATACGCGTGACCCTGTTTTAAATACGaacgtcgcgatttttcttttttagaacaAAAGGTTTTTATTCCTGGCAATTTTCATAAATGGACTAAACTGTAGAATAGTTTAGagtcgttttttttcttttttttcccccctccccttttcttttcgtttttttttgcttttttatttttttattttatcagtcACGCGAAAAGTAAGAAATTAGGTGGCGAATAAAGATTtgacttttactttttatgaaACATTCGAAAAGATTATCGCGACGCCGTTTCCAGTGCAAGAGCGATCGTTGGATCGCGCAAGTGAGTGCCTTTTATAAACTTCAATTGTCTTCCATATTACAATGAATAGGCTACGCAGTGCGAAAGAGGATGATGATAatgtgagagaaagagagagaacaaaaattgataagtatcaataatgaaaaatatgattGAGTGTGTATTgcgtttgattaaaataaGTGTATTGAGAAATaagtagaaatatattttagatgtatatattttataaaatatatacatgatACACGAAAAAATCCACGCACCAACGCACACATACACCccgagaaagaagaaaattacgCATTTCGTATTGTCGAATTGTTTGGAATGCTGGCACTCGTCCGgcgtttctcttcttctcggaTAAAAGAAAACACTTCTTTCTCGTCGCGAGGCTCGTTGATTTCtacctttcaattttttttcttttttttttttacgtacacaTGTATATGTTACATATTTAACGGTATATGTTGCACCCGTGATCGCgacgaggagagagagagagactcaCTTTGGCGCGAACGACAGAACTATGGTAATGCCGATTTATTTCGTATGTATTGCCCTTTCCCAACAAAAAATGTGATaactgtaatattatattaaaaaaaaaatgtggtaACTATTgcatatagaaatatttactattataaaaaaaaaaaatatgctataataatgaaaatgcaaaagataaaaatgtgagAGAGAAGAATGAACGAGATTGATTAAATGAATGAGTGAAcgaatgaaagaaagagaaagaaaatagcgTAAGAGGCGGAAGTCGAAACGCTCGTGCGGGCCGCGTGATTTCTCGAGGAGACATTTGtggcatttttcttttaaaagaacCGACTTAAGTTTAAATTAGGAAGGTCTAAAAAAAAGTCGATTGTTCGCAAATCTCGGCGGGGGAGCATCGACGCCGTGTCGCTTCGACGTGAATtaacaattacaaaaaaagaaagaaaataaaaaaggggcCTTCAAACTGACGTGGTTTTCGAAAATCGATATCATTTTGTACATAAGCGCTACACTCTTTCTTATGCTTACACAAGGAAAtgttttcgtttaatttatacttgGATGCAACtttgttattataaatttactttattatattattattattattattattaatataattatttttattattaattattaactaatttctataattattgctctatcattatattattattattcgcaaTTAATATCACTTCATAATCAGTTCCCTTCCAACAGCAAACTATAAAAAGTAGATTCTGTTCATTGTCTCCttatttcgtttctttttttcttttttttctaaagaaataaacgcgagTGCTTTTTTTATCCACCGCAAAATACATCAGCTGATCGTTATCTACATGCGAGCGCGATATCAATGGCGTTCTAACGTAACGCTAATATTGTGTCTCACAACTAATATATTGTCTTACTGATATGtatcataattattatgttgATCGATgtatttgctttatttaagCATCTAATCTAGTTAGCAGCAATCATTCCTCCATCAATCGACTTCTATGTATATCTCATTGCCGTCGTCGCCGAACCAAAAAGGCCCCGTGTtcttcataattaattacataaaattattaacgacaaATACGTTTTATAACGTAAAcgatttgtattattaatactttaacgataataatttaattgtgacTTTTGTTCTGACACTCGTTAGGTTTAATTGTCGCACGTGTGTAATTAAACTATGCTTTTACTTCGACATGAAATAACATCTGATAATAAGATGATGGTGAAGCTTGAATAGTAAAGTTCACgaaaataagcaaaaaaaaaaaaacaaaaaaattaagagattgcacaaaatttaattttaaagtaattttgaaCTCGCTCCGATTGCGCTTAGATTTAACAGTGTGATTTGTACGGTTGTGCATATTTCTTTACTCGAGGGAAAATGCAATTGAAATTGCTGCTAAAGTAACACCTTCAATGTTGTGCCAGTCGCGCAATTAGAAATCGGGGACggaaatagagaaagaaagagagagtgaaaCGAGGACAGACTGAGACAGACGCGGAGAGTGAAAGTCTCCTTACGAGACAAGTTACAAGACGTTCGCGCAGATCGTAGGAGAGGACCGGAGggattcgcgaaaaaaaaaagcacggaATTATTTGTCCGCTAGGCAGTtgtagaaaaaatatacaaatcgATGTTGCTCGTCGCGAGCTCGGGATATAAGTTTGGCGACATCGTCGGTGGGCATACGTGAAAGCGACGACGGCATTCCGGTCGAAGCATAGCGGCTGGACGCATCACGTGGAGTCCCGAAAATGCGCTTTCAGATTTCCCGTTCGAATCTAATCGCCCAAACGAAACTCACAGATCCTCTCCGATTAATTTGCTCATCTTTAATCCTTATCGGATCtgaaagattctttttttacagaattgAATGCATGCACACGAgtgttttgtttctttatttgtCTTTAATGTGCAAGACCCGCGAATAAGCGGGAAGCATTGCTACTTCTGTTCCTAAGACAgatgtttcctttttttttttttaatacattttatttttaatataatttttttttcttaattttatttattacaaattaaatgtatcattattattttcgaattaaaattattttcttaattcgaTATCTCTTATTCTCATACGCTCTTTGCTTATAGAATAAGATTTATTCACATCGCttaatgcgaaaaaaaaaagattaaattaaagtttcaatttattttcttttagaatAAAGCTCTAtgtttgccttttttttttcttttattttttcttttgtaaactTTGATTTATTTCGGATTTATTCAAAACATTTCAaccattaaatttattaactttttagtTGCCGTGTGtacatacatttaatatacgtttgaattgaaaagttctttaacaaAAACGAATACATAactttagaattaaatttttttcctcgttatGAATTTTTTGGTAGAGCGTTACTTTATTTTAGCCACTAGAGAaatagtaaatttattatattacgtcGTACCGGTGCATTTCGTTTATTGTGAACTTTAAAGATATCGTTTCACGTATCGCAACTAAAGGGTTAATTGCACCCGAGCTAAGACGCATCGGATGGACTCCATATGTATCCAGCCACCCCTCGCGTTTATTGTCCTACTTATAGACTTGATTTGCATATCAAATATCTAATACTTTTTCAGCGTATAAATATCTAaggataaataattaaaataacaaataatctACCTTACGTGTAtgtctcttttttaatttaatatatttattttttcaatcaagtatttatatatttatacaatattttatactgcGCTCTTCACAGATTAGATACACGCTATATATGTAATGCGCGTTACGATATAATGTGAAACAGGTCGATCTCTTGGCTCTCAGAGGAAACCGATATATCCCGCCtgtgcacacacacacaacatacacacgcacacgcgcgtagggtgtatgtgtatgtatatattgtaaatatatgtacacataCGCGCaagcacacacacacatgcgtACGTAACACACACGACATATGCGCGACAAACATCCCGCGTACGTTTTCGCGGCCCGTTTCTTCCTTTGTAACGCTTCCGAGTCCCTTTTCCGATTTCCTTTCGCCGGCCAGCGCAATTCGTTTTCCCGGCCGTCAAGAAGATAGCCGCCGGGAGGCACGGCGAAAGCGAAAAACAGAGAGGAAAGCGAAAGCTTTTCGCGTATACTTAACGCCTTAAATGTGATACACGGCCAATTATCCTCGCGCGCACGAGAGAAAAGTATTCTCTTTTGCACGTAAGGTATTTAGCTGTGAAAAGAAAAGTGTCTTCGGTGATACatactaaatatatattatagattTGTGCGACAATCGAAATGAAACAACGGGAGCCAATTGATAGGCTGGCGGAAGTCGTTCGAGTTTCACTCGCGCGGAGAGAAATTCATTGTTTCCGAACTTTCGTCGCGATCaccttttcgtttctttctttttttttttttttttttctttgcctcCTGTCCCTTCCTTTTTTCccctgatttttatttaaacgatttGGTTCTGCGCAAATCGTGCAAATTCGTTTGATTTGACATATACTTTTTCGTaacataaaattgattttaaatgaaCAAACGaattgtttgataaaatttagaaaaactGGCGGTCGCTGAAAGTTCCGTAAAAGATCGTCTCCATAACGGGTATTCTCGAACGGCTTCGGTCTAATCCACAATGGGACCATGTAACCAATGATAACCGTGAAATGCGTTTAGATTTTCGTTGTCAAAGGACTCGggcttataaaaaaaaaaaaataaaaaataaaaaaaaaattgtaacggaAAGAGGAAGTGGAGAAGTGCCGTTCGTTTCGAAGTGAGATCCCGAAGAAAAAGAGGGGTACAGTgtgtcgatttttttatttgaattttttattttccgtttcGGTTTTTCCACTTCGAGACCTTCGGCCGGTCGTTTCCTCTCCCCCgataattattctcttttgtTTTGTTATGCGAAGTAATATGCTCGGTATACGCCAAGTATACAGAGCCGAAGTCTCATGTAACACACGGAAATGTAAAATGTAGTTTGATAAGTATTGCCAACACTAtctatttaatacattttattattacaaaataatggGACCGACGATGTTATTTAGATCTTCTTCCCTATTGCACAGCAACAGGTAcgttaaacattattttttatattttagcgttactaaaaaattatattaatcacaTGCGGCGtgatctttaatttaattttaattcatattattttaatatttcccaTTATTTTgcacatattaaatttttttttctattttttttttactttatcgccttgtcgcaattttttatttcattgatATTCATATTgcaattactttaaatatgtttttttttttttaagttttaaaatgAGAAATGTATTTTGATACTTGAAAAATAGCGATGGTTCTCTGAGATATAATTCCTATAATGGGCAATAGTAATAGGAGTCAACAATGGAATATTGGCTCGATTATTAACTGTCATATCGAAGAGAGAACGATTCGTCATTTTAGTACCTCATCGCGTGTTGATCATTTTGACATTGATTGGCTTCCGATTGATTTATCTATCATTCCGTGCTAACCCCGACGTCATTTGCGTTGCCTACGTCAGCTCATTTTCTCATTCTGAAACTGGATAACGTCACAAGGTCAATCGGCGTAGCTTCCTAGTTTGCGGCTTGCTGAACAGCCGCCTGACGTAAGCCCCATCGACTACGAGACGTCtagtaatattttacacgcCGACAATATGCGCAACCAAATGATTCGATTGGACACACGAGTGCGACGATACGTAAATCATCGTTAAAATTGGCCGGTGAATCAATTGCGAATCTGTTTTATATTCGTATACTATCTCGTCAATCATTCATTAGCGTCTTTATTGCCACACCTCGCCCATTTGGATAATAATGtccgaattaatttaatgagatTATTGAACCTCGTTAGGAATTAATTGATTGCAAGGCGTACAAACGGAAACCGTCTCGCCTTTCATATTCGCGACGTATTTTCTCTCATTTCTTACCAAAAGACGCATTCTCTCTTCATTTCTAAATGTAACGCGGCGATGAAATGTTAATTCAAATTGCTCTCGTCGAAAGTATCTCGTGCAAGTTTCACGATAAGATTGTAAGTGAAATGGAAGTTGGAGGAAAGCGACGCGACAAGTTGCGCTCACCGTCATGCGCAGGCTTTTGTAATGGACAGCATTCcgtacaattgtttttttttccatctatgtttttctatttttcagcCCGAACGTGCCTGATGTAAAGCTGAGAAACGTCACGTGTTACGTCAAGACATTTTTACGAATCTTTATGCACAACGTAGTAACTGAATTCGATCAGTGACACGTATAAGCAAGGCTGCACTCGTTCTGCAGTCAGCATTTATTCGCATTCCATCTCTCCTCCCTTTCCCGCCTCTCGCGTGCACCTTTCTCTCGTAGAAACCCGAgcaacataaattattacaattaaaattactcaatttattatttattctgcatcgcgataattaaataatacgtgacttaaaaaaaaaaaaaattgcgcgtttAAATTTACGCTAAAATGCAAAGGCATACTTAGCCAAATAATAACGAAACGCATGGCATATTCTCGATTTATTCTTTCCCGTGTcgtattaaatgtaattacattTCTGTAATTACACGTTACGCTTtagaaacataattttatttcgcgttttgtattttttaataatgattaatcATATTGATTAACATAGCTAATTAATACTAACGATATTTGCGTGTCTGTAAGTTtggttttatttaacaatgcGGCACCACGCGATGCGTCATTCGCCAGGGAGTTAAACatcattattatacataacTGAACCAAACATAAACCACGTCGCGAGTTATCACGTCAGTGGTTATAACCAACGACGTGTTATCCTCGATCATATCAGGTCTTTGCTCGCCGGCCCTGACCGTTCCGGTCTCGTTGCTTACTGCAGCCGACGATTATGCAGAAAAAGACCTAATTTGCGAGTTTATCACCCGGTGATACTTAACTAATTGAATGAACTGTCTTAATCAATGCTGCGCGCATACTAGTTTCTagacgtaattataataaaacacaaCGGACGCGGGAACAAGATGGGATCTTGACAAATTTTTTgcgagtttaaaaaaaaaagaaaaagggaaatttgttttaattgaaCAATGCGTGATCGAAAGAGGCGAGATTTCGAGCCTGGTTACACGCGTGTCATTATATTTAGGCGTCAGTGTCAGCTGAAAGCATCTTTGAAAACGGTACTCGAGCGGTCTGACATGTCGCGCGCGGAGTCACGTTCCAAGGCTCGCTGGTACGGTTTGCACATCCGGTTACATTTAACGTGGGCGCAGTGCTCAGCCACGCCATACGGTGCATTAATGTATAACGAATCTGAATGCGCTAGCTTGATTTCTATTAACGGATCCGTTTCTAAATCTAATTAGCATCTAAGCAGCGACTGTTACGACGCTACGTTACTTTGCAGAAACTGATTCGCTGGATTTAACGATCTGGAAATCAACGGACTTGTAATTAAACATCGTACTTTCGAAACGAAAAGGATTAATAGAATTTCCGGCAAATTGGGTTAAGTAGGGACGATATATCTTTCCTCAACTTTCAATGTcgagtattattaaatatcaaaattagtCTTCGCGGTTTTAGAGGTCGGTCTGAATTTTTTGCTTTCATCCCTCGTTCCTGCATTCGTGTCTCCTGCAGGTTGTCGACCTTTCCGATATCCAATTGCCGAGATTCGAGAAGTGGACAGCGCACAAGATTGCCGAGGGCGAGCGTGAAACcgaaactttattataaatgcagTGATTTGTTTTGctacggggaaaaaaaagaaaaagaaaaaaagagagaaaaatacgaAACTAGTCGCTGTAGACATCACGTTGGCTCAAATTCCCTGCGGTTTCCGTTACTGCGTTACTCCCGGCTCTTTATCACGGCTGTGTTCCAAAGGCCGTTAACCTCCTCCATCGCTCTTTTTCCTCGTGCTCCTCTTCTCGGGCTTTTGCCCGGTCGTCTGCCGTTCGCCGcttcttccttctcttcttcgctCGCTCCGCGTCTCTTCCCACCCTTCGCAAGCCCTTCGTCTAAGACCGGCGCTGTTCTCTTCCAAGTTTCTCTATGCTCAGCCCGTCTCTTCGCTTATCTCGGTCTCCCCCTCGTTCATCCCGAGAGTTCGTGGCCACTTGGTCGCTTGGTTACTTGGTTACTCGGTTACAGACCGCGGCGGAgatcgcggagaaaaaaaaaaaaatttaaaaactctGACCGCTCAaggtacatacatacattcaCGTGAGACTTACAATATTTCGATTCCATTCGCggagcattaaaaaaaaattttttttaatatatatacattaaaaagaaaaaagtaattgaataattcaGTAACGTAATTTATCATCGGTGCAATATCGTTTAACACCAAATCATAATTCTCATCGTCGCGTAAAGCGTAGATAATCCTGTAACACCTCTTGCAAAATCTGTTACATAAACCCGTGCCTCGTTGGGTATAAAAGTCACGGCGCGTATTAACTTTTGAAGTGAGATACCAATGATTTACGAGGCCATCTTCATTTTTGCTCGCTTACGCGAACggcgttttttaaataaatgaccTCGTTAAAGGATCTCCCGATTTCTTCGGGTCTTTTTACCTTTATCGCATTTCTGATTGCCCAAAGTTAATGGCAGgcgcacacgtacgcgcgtttttACGGCATAAAgttaataagaatttataattacgccGTGCCGCGGAGCCCGAGCGGGAGTCGGCGTAAGAAACCGATTGCCGTCACCGTAGGAATTGCCCGCGGAGTAATAGTATCTTGTTTTTATTCTCCGCAAAAACGTCGAGAACCGAGTAATAAATTCACTCCCGTTTTCAGTATGTCCGGTTTCCGAAATGGATCGTCCCATCACGGGGATCCCTTTTAATCgatattgcaaatttttgcaGACGTGCAATCCTCAAGCTCGCGTTACAAAGATTACAAGCGTCTCTCGGCAAAAGGGTATAATCAGAAGGACAGCTATATTATTGCACAAGTTTTAATTTGAGAGTCCGAAattaacgtttttctttttctttttattattattattaagagtCACTTGTTGTTTTATACGTGTTGCGGTGTaacttttttcatttcctGGCGTCGCAACGAGTCTCCCTGCTTATAAAGCACGAATCTCCCGAGTCCTGCTAGGAAACCTCGTTGTAAAATTAGGATTACCCGTATACGGTGTACAATTGCGTTCTCCAgagcaattgcacgctgcaTTACGCGGCGCGGTGCACGATGTGCGGCGAGTGACGGTTACGTGTCATAAACTACCGTTAATTTAAAAGGACTGGCGAGTTCGAATTCGAGTAATTTCCACGAAAGGCTAATTTCATACGGCGAATAAAACGTCCGCGGGTAACAGCACGACGCGAAGCGGATCTATGCGCAGCCTTTAACGTCCGGGTGTGCACGCCTCGCCTTAACGGCAGAATTACATAAACCGCGTATCTTGATTGTCTGGACACGATTCGAATTACCCGAGATAATGATAACGGCCGTATCGGTACCAGAAATTGCATCTTTTTCTAAAACGCAccccggtttttttttcttttttttttacaatcttaCTACGCATCAGTTTAATCGTCCCTCGATAGCgagcttttcttttctcgtgatGAAGGAtctcacaattttttttttacgatttatcaTATACTTGTCCAACGAGATGCTAAAATCGGTATCGTAACACAGTCgctatagataaaaaaaaaattactctgACTAATTAGTCAGCGCCGAAGGTAAATCAACGAGATTGCGTTGTAACAGATAATTATATCTCTACGGAATgacgaaatatattattgccCGTGCAATCTATAACATTTAAGATAAGTATTTCAACATTTCGACATTTGAACAATGACTGGGAATTTTCGTACGCACGTTCGCGAGTGGgcggaattaataatattatttcacggTTGAACGAATTAAAACGTAGACCGCATACCTTCGGCGTCGCTTTCAATGTTAGTTTGATCTGGTATTTAAGCTGCGCTCTTGTAAAATAGCGATCAATAATTCAGCGAGCGGGTCGGTGATCGCGTACCAAAGTATCGGGAGCATGCATCGGTGCTCCGCGTACTTCGTTCAGGTTGATAGGCACGGCAAAAAAGCGCGCGAGCGTCGTCACATGTGGGCAAACAGGCAGAGCAAA encodes the following:
- the Tis11 gene encoding protein TIS11 — encoded protein: MSTAVMSNTSIFECSEHLFKNAGSTKAKEPPSSPTTTNPTNSGIAGGNNVGNGHAPLKRTYTSLMTTLMEQHRKLDRSVSEPTSRYKTELCRPYEESGSCKYGDKCQFAHGYGELRNLARHPKYKTELCRTFHTIGFCPYGPRCHFIHNFEEARIHNQKVSAQLGSTQPNIVGLNPLMSAAAAAAVVSATGNSTVTSNSVNANNVNVSVSLLEQLAASSAAAAATTSNLMRTNSFTLPITALTTQRSSLSLATNHHHHQVHHHHHCANSVIGATKPKPLNLSPTFSLGSSADSVSPSSSLSQSPTNSMASFFSDDCSQQTVSCTNLQTTPFSFGQDFSLLACSRQSPSPRNNAVCHSLASDEVAPRTPSPLSPNTESRLPVFNRISSTLDSFENLKI